The region CGGTCAATAGCTCCAAAATGCCTTGAATTCAAGACATTTTTCTGTTGCTTTTTTGCGACTGGCTTGGCGGACTGCACAGAATGTTGGGGAGCTGTTCTCTTAATTCAAGCCTACTTAGGTTTGAACTCAAAGCTTGGTCGTCGCTGCGCTGAACGTTTGGACTTCCGGCCGTTGTTATATTTAGATTTCCTGATTGGAACCGCTCTTTATATTTTCAGCATTCCCGCGGGACCCGCCAGTCGCAAAATAACAACACTATTTTCTCCAGCCAGGTTGGATGGATATTAAATCCAGCGGTCCAAGGCATATCCTGTCCTGCGGATCTGACAAAGGGTTGGAGATGTGACTTCAAGATATTGTAGCGCAGCCAAAAAAAATAAAATATTTTTCTTATGGGAGGGTTATTGCAGATTTGCAACAGCCAATCAGGGTAAAACCGGTTCAAAAAAGAGCCGAAAGGGTTGTACACTTTTGCTTGCATATGTTATATTCTGGACAATTTTAGTTAGAGGGGGATGCTGTCATGATGCATTTAGTCACACAGGCGATTGTTCAGGGAGAAACATCGCTTGGGATTGAGTTCGGGTCCACGCGAATTAAGGCGGTGCTGATCGATCACCAGTTCGAAACGATCGCCTCCGGCACCTATGAATGGGAGAATCAATTCAGTAATGGTTACTGGACCTACGAGCTAAGTGAGGTGGTTCAAGGGCTGCAAGCAGCCTACCAGCAATTACAGCAGGCGGTTCAGCAGACCTATGGCGTCACACTGCAAACCGTCGGCTCTATAGGCTGCTCGGCCATGATGCAGGGGTATATTGCGCTGGACCAGGCGGGAGAGCTGCTTGTTCCATTCCGTACCTGGCGCAATGCTACAACAAGCGTTGCTGCTGCGGAGCTAAGCGGAATATTCCAGTTCAAAATTCCGGAGCGCTGGAGTATCGCCCACTTGTATCAGGCTATTTTGAATGGTGAAGAGCATGTGGCCAGAATAGATTATCTTACGACGCTATCGGGTTACGTTCACTTGCTGCTGACGGGCCGCAGGGCTCTCGGGATCGGGGATGCCTCCGGGATGTTCCCCATCGACGAAGCAACAAAGCAGTACAATGAAGAGATGGTGAAGCAGTTCACCACTCTAACTTCCGGCAGGGGTTATTCATGGAAGCTGCAAGATATCCTGCCTACAGTGCATACGGCCGGTATGAATGCCGGAAATCTCAGTGAAGCAGGTGCCCGGCTGATCGACCCGTCAGGCCATTTGCAGGCCGGTATTCCGCTATGCCCGCCGGAGGGCGATGCCGGAACAGGCATGGTAGCGACGAATAGCGTGAGGAAACGTACCGGCAATATTTCTGTAGGGACATCGGTTTTTGCCATGTTTGTACTGGAGAAGAATCTAACAGCGGTCTACCCTGAGATTGATATCGTGACTACTCCGGAAGGCAGCCCGGTCGCTATGGTTCTTGCCAATAACTGCTCCAGCGATCTGAATGCCTGGGTCGGCTTGTTCCGTGAATTCTATGCAGCCATGGGGCTGACGCCCGACATGGATCAGTTATTCAGCGTCCTGCTGAACCAAGCACTGGAAGCGGATGCGGATGGCGGCGGCTTGCTGAGCTATGGCTACTATTCAGGCGAGAACATCACCGGACTTGCTGAGGGGCGTCCGCTGTTCGTCCGCTCTCCGCAGAGCCGCTTCACTCTGGCTAATTTCATGAGAGTTCATCTGTATAGCGCCTTTGCTGCGTTAAGACTAGGAATGGATATTTTGACCGGGCAGGAACGGGTAACGTTTGACCATATTTCAGCGCACGGCGGATTGTTCCGCACCCCGCAGGTCGGACAGCGGATCTGTGCCGCTGCACTGAATGTTCCGGTCTCAGTCCTGTCAACGGCCGGTGAAGGCGGCGCATGGGGAATAGCCATTCTGGCCTCTTATATGAAGCATAAGGAGCCGAACGAGAGCCTGGCGGATTACTTGAGCTCTAAGGTATTCTGTAACATGGAAGGACAGGAGGTATCGCCTGACCCTACTGATGTGGAGGGCTTTGCCCTCTATATGGAGCGTTACACCGGGGGGCTGCCCATCGAGCAGGCGGCGGCAGAGCATTTACTGGAGAACCGGAAGAGAGGAGAATCTCTATGATGAAGAATAAAATGCTGTTTGCTGCATTGCTGGCGCTCGTGCTGCTGGCTGCGCCCACTCCCTTTGCTTACGCTAAGGCACCGGATGCCAAAGCACTGTTCAAGCAAAAGTTCCCTGGAGAAACGGTACGGTTGCTGAAGACCGCAGACCTGAATAACGATCAGAAGAAGGAGAGCTTCCTGCTCACCGAGTCGGGCAATTTGTATCTGGTGAACTCCAAGGGTGTAGTTGTGCTGATTGAAGAGAAGCTAGTGGAGTACGAAGAAGATGAAGCGGACATGCATATCTTTGCCGTCTCACCTACGGAGAAGCAACTGGCGGTTACCGTGGATTATCTGCCCTCGAACACCCAAGTCTCGGTCTACCGCCTGAACTATGGCACTCTGACCAAGAAGCTTCAGTTCATGGGCGATCAGGGAGCTGAGATCGATAAGAAGGGGCGCCTGCACCAATACTGGAAGGACTTCAAAGATGAGGGCGGCGGCTGGGACCTGGCAGAGGGGATCTTCACCTGGGACGCCAAGGCGGGCAAGTACAGAGCTACGGGCAATTACGTCTTGCAGTAGTATAAAAAGCAGCCATCCTCCCGGTAGCGGGGGATGGCTGCTTTTGGTTTATGCCGGGCTTGCGGCATATCCGGGCTGGGCGAGGCCCAGCATCATTTGCCTTTGATTCTGCGGGATCTGCGCGGCATCATTTGCCTTTGATTCTGCGGGATCTGCGCGGCATCCTTTGTCTTTGATTCTGCACGATCTGCCCTGCGGACTGAGAGGCGCTTATTCCGCCAAAAAGCCGCTTTTTGCGCAAGTAACGGACTTCAGGGCCCTTATTGGTGGGAATTCCGCCGATTCACATCAGTTAGCGGGCGAATAAGTGCATCTCAGTCCGGCAGACGGCGCAAAGTTGGCTTTTCCCAGAAATAACGACCCTCCAGTCCGTCCGCCAGTTACCGACCCCAGAGGGTGGGATGATAGAGGCATGTTGGCGGAACAGCGACAGGAGCAGTGAAACAGTGGCGGAACAGTGGCGGAACAATGGCGAAACAGCGGAACGCTTGTGGAACAATGCCCCGTTCACTCTGACTCAGCATCCGCCCAATCCCAAGGTCTCACAAATACACAAACGGCTCCTTCGCATCCACGAAGGTAACCGGAACCCCGTCCACCAGCGGGGCCAGCCACTCCGCCATATACTTCATGCCCCACTCCTCGGAGCGTTCGTGACCGATCACGATCATCGCCTTGTTCATGCCCAGCATGGCCGCATCATTAATGTAAGCACATAAGGTCCACTCCGTAATGTCGCCGCAGACCATCACATCCAGATTCTTCTCCTGCATCAGCTCCATCGGCATCTGCTCCCGGCCCAGGCCTAGACTGCCGCCGCCGACAAGAATGCCAATACGGGAGCAGGCCGCTGCCGGATCGCCGACGATCTGGATCACCTTCATCCCCAGACGTTCCTTCAGGAAGCCTGCCAGCTCGCCGACCGTCGTCTCCTCGATCAGATACCCCCAGGCGTCCTTATCGTCCAACTTCTTGTCCGCCCAATCCAGCTCTTTCAGCAGTCCGTCATAGATCCGGTCCGTATCTGCCAGATGCATATGGTCATGGAAGCGCCAGATCGTAATGCCGTGCTCCTCGATCAGCCTTTTTTTCGCCAGATATACCGGGTCCTGCTGCAGCCAGTCCAGTGTATCTTTGCCGGTAAAGTAGGTCGGCTCGTGGGTGATAATCAGGTTGGCGCGAGCCGCAATGGCTTCCTTGATAACCCCCACCGTCGCCATAAACGTTGTGACAATCCCTGTGACCTCCATGTCTTCACTGCCGCTCGCCAGCACATCACAGGTCTGCTCCAGCCTCCGTCCCCCGCAGCAATCGAGCAGAATCCGGTCAATCACCTCATGCACTTTCATACGCCCATCTCCTTTTCGTTAACCTTTGACAGCACCGATTACTACGCCACGGGTCAGATATTTCTGCATGAACGGCAGGACGAACAGCACCGGCACAATACCAAGCACCGCCATCGCCATCCGCACCGCTGTACTTGGCAGAGAGACCGTGTCGGCTCCGAGCACACTCCCGGCCTGGCCGGAATTGAGGAACTGGATGTTGCTCATGAGCTGCATCAGCAGATTCTGAATACCGTACAATTGCGGCTTAGATACAAAATATAACGCATTGATCCAGTCATTCCAATAGGCCAGGCCCATGAACATCCCGACCGTTGCCATGACCGGCATGGACAGCGGAAGCATGATGCGGAAGAAGGTCCGCAGCTCCGAGGCACCATCGATCTGTGCGGCTTCGATAATCTCCAGCGGCACATTATTCTTGAAGTAGTTACGGACCAGCAGGACGTTGAACCCGTTCGCCAGCAGATTGGGCAGGATCAGCGCCCATAGCGTGTTTTTGATATGGAAATACTGGGTCCACATGATGTACGAAGGCACAATCCCCCCGCTGAACAGCATCGTGAAGAACACGACAAAGGCCAGCGTATTATGATATTTGAAATCAGACCGCGACATCGGGTAAGCCAGCATGCTTGTTATAAGCAGTCCGATGGCGGTTCCCAGGATCGTCACCAGAAAGGATACCCCGTAGGCTCTGATGAAAATGTACGCCGAGGACTTAATGTACCGGTACGCCTCCAGGCTGGTATGCTCCGGGAAGAAGCTGTAGCCGTTGCGGATCAGGGCCGTCTCCTCCGTGAACGAAGCAATCACAATCAGCAGGAAGGGTAAAAAAGCAAAAACCGTCAGCAGGATCATCACGACCGCAGAAAATACCGTAAACGCCCGTTCTCCTCTTGTTTGGATCATCTGAATTTCCTCCTAGAACAATGCGTTTTCTGGATTGACCTTCTTGACGATGGCATTGACCGTAAGCACAAGCGCAAAGCCGACCAGCGACTGATATAGACCGGCGGCGGCCGACATTCCGATATCATTGAGCTGCATCAAGGCGCGGTAGACATACGTATCAATCGTCTGGGTAGTACTGTACAGCGCACCGGAGTTCATAGGCACCTGATAGAACAAGCCGAAGTCGGAGTTGAAAATCCGGCCCATCGACATCAGCACCAGCACAATAATGGTCGGCTTCAGCAGCGGCAGGGTAATCATGCGGATCTGCTTCAGCTTTCCGGCTCCGTCGATTTTGGCCGACTCATAGATGCTCTTGTCAATTCCGGCAATCGAGGCAAAATAAACAATCGATCCGTAGCCTGCCGTCTTCCAGATCTGTATAAGAACCAGCAGGTACGGCCAGTACTTCGCCTCCGAATACCAGTTAATCTCCGGTAGGCCGAGCGGCCGCAGAATCGAATGGTTCACGAACCCGCTGTCGGCATTCAGAAAAGCGAAGACGAGCAGCGAGAGCACGATCATCGAGATCAGGTTCGGCAGAATCAGCCCGGTCATGAACAGCTTCGAATACAGCTTATTCAGCAGCTCCGACATCAGAATGGCAATGATAATGGAGACTATAGTTCCAAGCGCGATAAAGGCCAGATTGTACAG is a window of Paenibacillus sp. FSL H3-0469 DNA encoding:
- a CDS encoding FGGY-family carbohydrate kinase, which codes for MMHLVTQAIVQGETSLGIEFGSTRIKAVLIDHQFETIASGTYEWENQFSNGYWTYELSEVVQGLQAAYQQLQQAVQQTYGVTLQTVGSIGCSAMMQGYIALDQAGELLVPFRTWRNATTSVAAAELSGIFQFKIPERWSIAHLYQAILNGEEHVARIDYLTTLSGYVHLLLTGRRALGIGDASGMFPIDEATKQYNEEMVKQFTTLTSGRGYSWKLQDILPTVHTAGMNAGNLSEAGARLIDPSGHLQAGIPLCPPEGDAGTGMVATNSVRKRTGNISVGTSVFAMFVLEKNLTAVYPEIDIVTTPEGSPVAMVLANNCSSDLNAWVGLFREFYAAMGLTPDMDQLFSVLLNQALEADADGGGLLSYGYYSGENITGLAEGRPLFVRSPQSRFTLANFMRVHLYSAFAALRLGMDILTGQERVTFDHISAHGGLFRTPQVGQRICAAALNVPVSVLSTAGEGGAWGIAILASYMKHKEPNESLADYLSSKVFCNMEGQEVSPDPTDVEGFALYMERYTGGLPIEQAAAEHLLENRKRGESL
- a CDS encoding Nif3-like dinuclear metal center hexameric protein, which codes for MKVHEVIDRILLDCCGGRRLEQTCDVLASGSEDMEVTGIVTTFMATVGVIKEAIAARANLIITHEPTYFTGKDTLDWLQQDPVYLAKKRLIEEHGITIWRFHDHMHLADTDRIYDGLLKELDWADKKLDDKDAWGYLIEETTVGELAGFLKERLGMKVIQIVGDPAAACSRIGILVGGGSLGLGREQMPMELMQEKNLDVMVCGDITEWTLCAYINDAAMLGMNKAMIVIGHERSEEWGMKYMAEWLAPLVDGVPVTFVDAKEPFVYL
- a CDS encoding carbohydrate ABC transporter permease, translating into MIQTRGERAFTVFSAVVMILLTVFAFLPFLLIVIASFTEETALIRNGYSFFPEHTSLEAYRYIKSSAYIFIRAYGVSFLVTILGTAIGLLITSMLAYPMSRSDFKYHNTLAFVVFFTMLFSGGIVPSYIMWTQYFHIKNTLWALILPNLLANGFNVLLVRNYFKNNVPLEIIEAAQIDGASELRTFFRIMLPLSMPVMATVGMFMGLAYWNDWINALYFVSKPQLYGIQNLLMQLMSNIQFLNSGQAGSVLGADTVSLPSTAVRMAMAVLGIVPVLFVLPFMQKYLTRGVVIGAVKG
- a CDS encoding ABC transporter permease subunit → MTARRKSPSKPLKKTLPLLILAGPGLLYFLINSYFPMFGVFIAFKDVNYAKGIFGSDWIGFKNFTFLFQTSDAWIMTRNTLLYNLAFIALGTIVSIIIAILMSELLNKLYSKLFMTGLILPNLISMIVLSLLVFAFLNADSGFVNHSILRPLGLPEINWYSEAKYWPYLLVLIQIWKTAGYGSIVYFASIAGIDKSIYESAKIDGAGKLKQIRMITLPLLKPTIIVLVLMSMGRIFNSDFGLFYQVPMNSGALYSTTQTIDTYVYRALMQLNDIGMSAAAGLYQSLVGFALVLTVNAIVKKVNPENALF